A stretch of DNA from Scleropages formosus chromosome 13, fSclFor1.1, whole genome shotgun sequence:
AGCCCCAATATATATGTACGTTAAACCTGATCAACAGTCAGTgggaggtttaaaaaaaaaaaaaaaaaaaaaggctgagaaCTACATGTGGGTCTGTACATGGTTTCCTGTcaacagtttttcatttaaggTTTCTCCTGCATTTACTGCCTTCACTAGGGTGCTGGTGTGCAGTGTTAAGGTAAAAGATTAGGAAAATTGTTGCATGTAAAGttcagtgtttaattttaaattctaTTTGCAGTTTGCGTTGAATGTGTGACAGATTTCTTGACTTAGTCAAGGAAAACAACATTTCAAGGAGCCTTTTTTTTGTCACTCATGTATACATGCCAGCAGGGTTTGAACTGACCCCATTGCATCTCGTTATTTTTTAGATTTGGATTGGATCCCTCTGTTATAAGGGTGATAAACACTGGGCCTGGAGGACTGTAGTGTATAGTGGTTTTTGCTCTAACTCAGATGTTAATTGCTTTACTGAAAGACTAATATATAAGTGCTATGGCAGGAGGAATGAAGACGTCTATAAGGTATAAACCATAATGACAAGTTTTCAATGTttccacatacagtattttttcctcTGGAGCTTTACATTTGAAGCTATTGTAATATTTCAGCAGAACATGATATGTCAGCTGTAACACTCCTTTTATTCGACTAATGTtcgccactttggagaaaggcgtctgctaaatgaataaatgtaattgtgatgTCGTTGGACAACTTTTATCCCTGACACATCTTATTCAATCATCCTTTCCTCCATGCTCTCTGCACATCCATAGATGTCACCATGGATCGCATGTTCAGTATCTCAGACAATGAATCTGAAACCTCAGATGAAACAGCAGACTCGGAGGCCGTGTCACAGCCAGCTTCGCAGCTTGAGCATGCCCTCACTGTGCCAGACATCAAACTCTCAGGTGAGACCCAGCAATGAGCCGAACAGCTGTTAGAAGCTCACAGAAAGAATTACTGCATTAGATTGTTTTTCAGCGTTTTCAAAAGTGTTTACATTGTCTGAAGACGTAATAAAATTTTGaattgtacaaaaaataaaccaaacaagTCCATTTATTTGTACTGCATCAAGGTGAAGAATAGACATTTAATTAAGATcataaacagcaataataaagtTCAGTGTTTAGATTTCAGTTATGTTTTTGTGTAGAAATATGCtcaaaatttattatttgtcCAGAAGAAATTTTTCAGTGTGACCTCATTTAAACTAGCCTTGCCCCACATCATCAGAGTTCCATCAAGGGTAATTCTGTTTAATCAATAATATGTAATTAGTGACATTAAATCAAAAAGCTTAATTAAATCTatgtgttgttgttttctgtCGCCCAGGGGAACCGGGCAGCCGAGTGAGGGTGCTGTCTGAATCTGAGGTCTCTCTGGGTCGAAGTGAAGAGCCCGATTTAAATAACAGAGCTGTGTCTGatgagggtgggggtggtggggctGGCGATGGGACCCACTTTCGCACACGCTCACAGTCAGCCCCCCCTGCACTGTGGGCAGCGCAACGGTATGGCCGACAGCTAAGGCGCATGAGTGATGAGTTTGACAC
This window harbors:
- the badb gene encoding BCL2 associated agonist of cell death b, translated to MSKKTRNKALEGGVRKDAADVTMDRMFSISDNESETSDETADSEAVSQPASQLEHALTVPDIKLSGEPGSRVRVLSESEVSLGRSEEPDLNNRAVSDEGGGGGAGDGTHFRTRSQSAPPALWAAQRYGRQLRRMSDEFDTLLDKGMKRVRSAGAARQMQASPSWFAFLWSHKESEAEISSGGRAAQ